The Hyperolius riggenbachi isolate aHypRig1 chromosome 3, aHypRig1.pri, whole genome shotgun sequence genome window below encodes:
- the CPT1B gene encoding carnitine O-palmitoyltransferase 1, muscle isoform isoform X2, which translates to MAEAHQAVAFQFTVTPDGIDLQLGRDALRHLYLSGWIACRKRLITLKSSVLSGVYPASPSTWFAVVAVTLGSLYGKVDVSFGLITKIGNLLPGQAVVKPVSRAVVSAVIFSTGVWVSGILLYRQVLRMLLSYHGWMFEPHGKRSLKTKLWGGCMKIMARRQPMLYSFQMSLPKLPVPRLEDTIDRYLQSVEPLMDEEKFSKMKSLALDFQKDLGRKLQKYLHLKSWWAANYVSDWWEEYIYLRGRGPIMVNSNYYAMDFLTVTPTTNQAARAGNCIHAMLMYRRKLERGLIPPVMALGIVPMCSYQMERMFNTTRIPGVESDQLQHLIESRHVCVYHKGRYYRLCLYDDRTLLSPRQLQMQIQRILDDPSPPQPGEEKLAALTAGDRVSWAKARTQFFGHGVNRVSLSSIERGVFFVCLDPEALGYQEGEKNSLSVYAKSLLHGNCYNRWFDKSFSLVVFSNGRLGLNAEHSWADAPIIGHLWEFMLATDCFELGYTEDGNCNGADDLSLPPPYRLQWDIPPVCRDVIEQSYFTAKTLADDVDFHCLRFTDFGKGLIKKCRSSPDAFLQISLQLAHFRDKGHFCLTYEASMTRLFREGRTETVRACTKESCEYVKAMEDPNQTKETRLALYRAAAERHQLMYRLAMTGKGIDRHLFCLYLVSKYLGTDSPFLQQVLSEPWRLSTSQTPQQQLKMFDMEKFPDHISAGGGFGPVADDGYGVSYIFAGENVITLHISSKFSSPETNSHRFGQRICQAMRDLAQLLTVPPRGER; encoded by the exons ATGGCGGAAGCCCACCAGGCTGTAGCCTTTCAGTTCACTGTGACCCCTGATGGTATAGATCTACAGCTGGGACGCGATGctttgcgacatctctacctgTCGGGGTGGATTGCCTGTAGGAAACGTCTCATCACTCTTAAG AGCTCAGTACTGAGTGGAGTGTACCCTGCCAGCCCTTCCACATGGTTTGCTGTGGTAGCTGTAACGCTTGGCTCTTTATATGGAAAAGTGGATGTGTCTTTTGGGCTTATAACCAAGATCGGCAACCTCTTGCCTGGACA GGCTGTTGTAAAGCCTGTATCCCGTGCTGTAGTGAGTGCTGTTATCTTCTCTACTGGAGTTTGGGTCTCTGGAATCCTTTTGTATCGCCAAGTACTACGCATGCTTCTTTCATATCATGGCTGGATGTTTGAGCCACATGGGAAAAGAAGTCTAAAAACAAAGCTCTGGGGA GGCTGCATGAAGATCATGGCCAGGCGGCAGCCTATGCTCTACAGCTTCCAGATGTCTCTGCCAAAATTGCCAGTGCCACGTCTTGAGGACACGATAGACAGG TATTTGCAATCAGTGGAGCCACTGATGGATGAAGAAAAGTTCAGTAAGATGAAGAGCCTAGCTTTAGACTTCCAGAAAGACCTTGGACGCAAGTTACAGAAATATCTGCATCTCAAGTCTTGGTGGGCAGCAAATTAT GTCAGTGACTGGTGGGAAGAATATATTTACCTGCGTGGCCGAGGACCGATAATGGTGAACAGCAATTATTATGCAATG GATTTTTTAACTGTAACTCCAACCACTAACCAAGCAGCAAGGGCAGGAAATTGCATCCATGCAATGCTCATGTACCGAAGAAAGCTTGAAAGGGGTCTGATACCTCCA GTCATGGCTCTTGGCATTGTTCCCATGTGTTCCTATCAGATGGAGAGGATGTTTAATACTACGCGAATTCCAGGAGTGGAGAGCG ACCAGCTCCAGCATTTGATTGAAAGTCGACATGTATGTGTATATCACAAAGGGCGCTACTACAGACTGTGTCTATATGATGACAGGACTCTGCTTAGCCCACGCCAGCTGCAGATGCAAATTCAACGTATTCTTGATGATCCAAGTCCACCACAGCCAGGGGAGGAGAAGCTGGCAGCACTCACTGCTGGGGACCG AGTCTCCTGGGCCAAGGCTCGCACTCAGTTCTTTGGTCATGGTGTGAATCGAGTTTCACTGAGCAGCATTGAGAGAGGAGTCTTCTTTGTCTGTTTGGATCCTGAAGCTTTGGGTTatcaggaaggcgaaaaaaactctCTAAGTGTCTATGCTAAATCCTTGCTTCATGGGAATTGCTACAACAG ATGGTTTGATAAATCCTTTAGCTTGGTTGTGTTCAGTAACGGACGGCTGGGTCTCAATGCTGAGCATTCCTGGGCTGATGCACCAATCATTGGACACCTGTGGGAG TTTATGCTGGCCACTGACTGCTTTGAACTGGGATACACAGAAGATGGGAACTGCAATGGAGCTGATGATCTTTCACTGCCTCCACCATACAGACTACAGTGGGATATCCCACCAGTG TGCCGTGATGTCATTGAACAATCCTACTTTACAGCGAAGACGCTAGCAGATGATGTGGACTTTCACTGCCTTCGATTCACTGACTTTGGGAAAGGACTGATCAAAAAGTGCCGAAGCAGCCCTGATGCATTCCTGCAAATTTCACTGCAGCTGGCTCACTTCCGG gataaAGGACACTTCTGTCTAACATATGAAGCCTCTATGACTCGATTGTTTCGTGAGGGTCGAACAGAAACTGTGAGAGCCTGCACCAAAGAAAGCTGTGAATATGTCAAGGCTATGGAGGACCCCAACCAAACC AAAGAAACTCGTCTGGCACTGTACcgggcagctgctgagcggcaccAGCTTATGTATCGTCTAGCAATGACTGGGAAGGGCATCGACCGCCACCTCTTTTGCCTTTATCTTGTGTCTAAGTATCTGGGAACTGACTCCCCATTTCTTCAGCAA GTGCTCTCTGAACCCTGGCGCCTCTCCACATCTCAGACTCCACAACAGCAACTGAAAATGTTCGATATGGAGAAATTCCCAGACCACATATCTGCTGGCGGAGGATTTGGACCG GTGGCTGATGATGGTTATGGTGTGTCCTACATCTTTGCCGGTGAAAATGTCATTACTCTCCACATTTCCAGTAAATTCTCCAGTCCTGAAACG
- the CPT1B gene encoding carnitine O-palmitoyltransferase 1, muscle isoform isoform X1, translated as MAEAHQAVAFQFTVTPDGIDLQLGRDALRHLYLSGWIACRKRLITLKSSVLSGVYPASPSTWFAVVAVTLGSLYGKVDVSFGLITKIGNLLPGQLLPAGFSAYQTMAVVKPVSRAVVSAVIFSTGVWVSGILLYRQVLRMLLSYHGWMFEPHGKRSLKTKLWGGCMKIMARRQPMLYSFQMSLPKLPVPRLEDTIDRYLQSVEPLMDEEKFSKMKSLALDFQKDLGRKLQKYLHLKSWWAANYVSDWWEEYIYLRGRGPIMVNSNYYAMDFLTVTPTTNQAARAGNCIHAMLMYRRKLERGLIPPVMALGIVPMCSYQMERMFNTTRIPGVESDQLQHLIESRHVCVYHKGRYYRLCLYDDRTLLSPRQLQMQIQRILDDPSPPQPGEEKLAALTAGDRVSWAKARTQFFGHGVNRVSLSSIERGVFFVCLDPEALGYQEGEKNSLSVYAKSLLHGNCYNRWFDKSFSLVVFSNGRLGLNAEHSWADAPIIGHLWEFMLATDCFELGYTEDGNCNGADDLSLPPPYRLQWDIPPVCRDVIEQSYFTAKTLADDVDFHCLRFTDFGKGLIKKCRSSPDAFLQISLQLAHFRDKGHFCLTYEASMTRLFREGRTETVRACTKESCEYVKAMEDPNQTKETRLALYRAAAERHQLMYRLAMTGKGIDRHLFCLYLVSKYLGTDSPFLQQVLSEPWRLSTSQTPQQQLKMFDMEKFPDHISAGGGFGPVADDGYGVSYIFAGENVITLHISSKFSSPETNSHRFGQRICQAMRDLAQLLTVPPRGER; from the exons ATGGCGGAAGCCCACCAGGCTGTAGCCTTTCAGTTCACTGTGACCCCTGATGGTATAGATCTACAGCTGGGACGCGATGctttgcgacatctctacctgTCGGGGTGGATTGCCTGTAGGAAACGTCTCATCACTCTTAAG AGCTCAGTACTGAGTGGAGTGTACCCTGCCAGCCCTTCCACATGGTTTGCTGTGGTAGCTGTAACGCTTGGCTCTTTATATGGAAAAGTGGATGTGTCTTTTGGGCTTATAACCAAGATCGGCAACCTCTTGCCTGGACA ATTATTGCCAGCTGGATTTTCAGCTTATCAGACAAT GGCTGTTGTAAAGCCTGTATCCCGTGCTGTAGTGAGTGCTGTTATCTTCTCTACTGGAGTTTGGGTCTCTGGAATCCTTTTGTATCGCCAAGTACTACGCATGCTTCTTTCATATCATGGCTGGATGTTTGAGCCACATGGGAAAAGAAGTCTAAAAACAAAGCTCTGGGGA GGCTGCATGAAGATCATGGCCAGGCGGCAGCCTATGCTCTACAGCTTCCAGATGTCTCTGCCAAAATTGCCAGTGCCACGTCTTGAGGACACGATAGACAGG TATTTGCAATCAGTGGAGCCACTGATGGATGAAGAAAAGTTCAGTAAGATGAAGAGCCTAGCTTTAGACTTCCAGAAAGACCTTGGACGCAAGTTACAGAAATATCTGCATCTCAAGTCTTGGTGGGCAGCAAATTAT GTCAGTGACTGGTGGGAAGAATATATTTACCTGCGTGGCCGAGGACCGATAATGGTGAACAGCAATTATTATGCAATG GATTTTTTAACTGTAACTCCAACCACTAACCAAGCAGCAAGGGCAGGAAATTGCATCCATGCAATGCTCATGTACCGAAGAAAGCTTGAAAGGGGTCTGATACCTCCA GTCATGGCTCTTGGCATTGTTCCCATGTGTTCCTATCAGATGGAGAGGATGTTTAATACTACGCGAATTCCAGGAGTGGAGAGCG ACCAGCTCCAGCATTTGATTGAAAGTCGACATGTATGTGTATATCACAAAGGGCGCTACTACAGACTGTGTCTATATGATGACAGGACTCTGCTTAGCCCACGCCAGCTGCAGATGCAAATTCAACGTATTCTTGATGATCCAAGTCCACCACAGCCAGGGGAGGAGAAGCTGGCAGCACTCACTGCTGGGGACCG AGTCTCCTGGGCCAAGGCTCGCACTCAGTTCTTTGGTCATGGTGTGAATCGAGTTTCACTGAGCAGCATTGAGAGAGGAGTCTTCTTTGTCTGTTTGGATCCTGAAGCTTTGGGTTatcaggaaggcgaaaaaaactctCTAAGTGTCTATGCTAAATCCTTGCTTCATGGGAATTGCTACAACAG ATGGTTTGATAAATCCTTTAGCTTGGTTGTGTTCAGTAACGGACGGCTGGGTCTCAATGCTGAGCATTCCTGGGCTGATGCACCAATCATTGGACACCTGTGGGAG TTTATGCTGGCCACTGACTGCTTTGAACTGGGATACACAGAAGATGGGAACTGCAATGGAGCTGATGATCTTTCACTGCCTCCACCATACAGACTACAGTGGGATATCCCACCAGTG TGCCGTGATGTCATTGAACAATCCTACTTTACAGCGAAGACGCTAGCAGATGATGTGGACTTTCACTGCCTTCGATTCACTGACTTTGGGAAAGGACTGATCAAAAAGTGCCGAAGCAGCCCTGATGCATTCCTGCAAATTTCACTGCAGCTGGCTCACTTCCGG gataaAGGACACTTCTGTCTAACATATGAAGCCTCTATGACTCGATTGTTTCGTGAGGGTCGAACAGAAACTGTGAGAGCCTGCACCAAAGAAAGCTGTGAATATGTCAAGGCTATGGAGGACCCCAACCAAACC AAAGAAACTCGTCTGGCACTGTACcgggcagctgctgagcggcaccAGCTTATGTATCGTCTAGCAATGACTGGGAAGGGCATCGACCGCCACCTCTTTTGCCTTTATCTTGTGTCTAAGTATCTGGGAACTGACTCCCCATTTCTTCAGCAA GTGCTCTCTGAACCCTGGCGCCTCTCCACATCTCAGACTCCACAACAGCAACTGAAAATGTTCGATATGGAGAAATTCCCAGACCACATATCTGCTGGCGGAGGATTTGGACCG GTGGCTGATGATGGTTATGGTGTGTCCTACATCTTTGCCGGTGAAAATGTCATTACTCTCCACATTTCCAGTAAATTCTCCAGTCCTGAAACG